TAAGCTCCCGGTCATAGATGGCCAGATCGTCGATCAGGCCGTCCTTGAAGCCGGCGTCGCGAAAGCGGAAGCCCATCGTGAAGTCGACCTTCGTCCGCTCGTAGGCGATGTTCTTGAACAGGTTGTCGCGCACGACATCCACCGCGGCCGGCGCCCCGTTCACGAAGAGGCGGAGGCCGGCGCCGCGGCTTGACCCGTCGTACGTCATCGTGACGTGGGTCCACGCGCCGAGCGCGAGCGAGTCCTTCGTGACGATCCGGATCGCGTTCTGCGGCCACATGTGCGCGAGGCCGGCGACGAGCCTGTTGCCCTGCATCGCGATCTCGTAGCCCCGGCTGCCGGCGTCGAGCGCGGCCTTCGTGTGATGGACGAGCACATTCCACTCGTTCCATTTCGCCGGCTTCATCCAGAAAGCGATCGAAAACGGATCCGTCCGCTTAAAATCCCCTACCCCCTCGGCCTCGATGCCGTTTTCCCCGTCGAACACCATCGCGCGGCCGTTTTTGCCCTCGACGAGCGCGGGATCGTAGATCGCCTTGCCGGCTCTGGAGGAGTGGGCGTCGTTGGGCAGGACGCCGCCGGAGAGCCGCTCGAACCGGAACAGATCGACAGGCCCCGGCGACGGCATCGCGGGGAGCATGGACGGCGCGAAGCGGGCGCGCCAGGCCAGGAAGTCTTCCTCGGCATCGGCGGCGGCGGTCGTGAGCGCCCGCTCGGCATCGGCGATGCGCCGGCGGACATCCACGAGCGCCGAGTCCGTCGCGTCGTCCGTCATCAACAGCGTGGGCACCGGCACGGCATCCGTGAAGAAGGAAGTCTGCCCCGATTCGTCGACGCTGTTAAAAAAAGCGTACAGCTGGTAGTACTCTTTCTGGGTGACCGGATCGTACTTGTGGTCGTGGCAACGGGCGCATTCGAGCGTGAGGCCCAGCACGGCCGTCCCGAGCGTGTTGACGCGGTCGGCCACGTACTCCGTGCGAAACTCTTCCTCGATGCTGCCGCCTTCCTCGGTCTGACGGTGGTTGCGGTTGAAGGCCGTGGCCATGATCTGCTCTTTCGTGGCGTCGGGCAGCAGATCGCCGGCGAGCTGCCAGGTCAGGAAGTCGTCGTACGGCAGGTTGCGGTTGAACGCGTCGACCACCCAGTCGCGCCAGGGCCACATGCGGCGGAGGCGGTCGGACTGATAGCCGCCGGTGTCGGCGTACCGGGCGACGTCGAGCCATTCGTTCGCCATCCGCTCGCCATAGGCGTCGGAGGCGAGCAGGCGATCCACGACGCGCTCGTAGGCATCGGGCGCCGGGTCGTTGACAAACGCATCGATCGCGTCGATCGACGGCGGGAGTCCGGTGAGGTCGAACGTGACGCGCCGGAGGAGCCGCTCGCGGCCGGCTTCGGGGGACGGCGTGAGTCCCTCCCGTTCGAGGCGGGCGAGCACGAAGCGATCGATGTCGTTGACGGGCCATTCCGCCGCGTTCACCGCCGGCGGGTCGGGCTTCTCGGCCGGGGTGAACGACCAGTGCGGCTTCCACTTCGCCCCCTGCTCCACCCAGCGGTAAATCAGCGCGATTTCGTAGGGGGTCAGCGTGAGGTTGGATTCCGGAGGCGGCATCATGTCCTCCGGATTGCTGCTCGAGATCCGGCGGATCAGTTCGCTTTTCCCGGGATTTCCCGGCACCACGGCCACATGGTCGCCGGCCTTGCCGAGCGGCGCGCTGAAGCCCTCCTCGGTGTCGAGCCGGAGGCCGGCTTCACGGGTGTGCTCGTCGGGGCCATGGCAGGTGTAGCACCGGTCCGAGAGGATCGGTTTGATGTGGTAGTTGTAGTCCACCACATCCGGCAACGGCGAGTCCGTGGCCGGCGGCTTCTGGCTGCACGCCGAGAAGGCGATAAGGAAAAGGAGAGTGAGACGCTTCATAGCTTGTGTACCGACGCTAATGTACACATCGCGGAAGCCAAATCGCACCTCCCGCGAGACGACGATTCGGAAAAGGCCATCGCTCAGAGAATCCTCATGGAACCGGGCAGACGGATCCCTGTGAGAAATCGTACCTCCGTGAAGACGTGCAGGATCATGAAATCACCCTTTCTGGCATGGCGGTATGGCGCGGCGATGGCCCTGGCGGCCAGCCTGTTCGCCGGCGCGGCCTTCGCCCAGGACCCCGCCGCCGTAAATCCGCATGGCGATTTCCGGGCGGACATCAGCTGCGCCTCGTGTCATACGACGAGCGGCTGGCAGCCGCTCCGCGCCCCCATGGACTTCGACCACACGGCCGACGCCGGGTTCGCCCTCACCGGCAGCCATCGGCGCGCGTCCTGCGCGGCATGCCATGTCGACCTGCAATTCGGCGAGCCGGACGTGCCGGAAGACGCCTGTGGCGCCTGCCATCTGGACGTGCATCAGGGCGCGCTCGCCGGCGCTTGCGTCGACTGCCATACGACGACGACCTTCCGCGACGTCGATGGCCTCCAGGCCCACTTGCAGACGCGATTCCCCCTCACCGGCGCGCACCAGCAGACGGCCTGCGTCACCTGCCACACCGACGACCGCTACGGCGCCTTCGCC
The window above is part of the Rhodothermales bacterium genome. Proteins encoded here:
- a CDS encoding DUF1553 domain-containing protein; amino-acid sequence: MKRLTLLFLIAFSACSQKPPATDSPLPDVVDYNYHIKPILSDRCYTCHGPDEHTREAGLRLDTEEGFSAPLGKAGDHVAVVPGNPGKSELIRRISSSNPEDMMPPPESNLTLTPYEIALIYRWVEQGAKWKPHWSFTPAEKPDPPAVNAAEWPVNDIDRFVLARLEREGLTPSPEAGRERLLRRVTFDLTGLPPSIDAIDAFVNDPAPDAYERVVDRLLASDAYGERMANEWLDVARYADTGGYQSDRLRRMWPWRDWVVDAFNRNLPYDDFLTWQLAGDLLPDATKEQIMATAFNRNHRQTEEGGSIEEEFRTEYVADRVNTLGTAVLGLTLECARCHDHKYDPVTQKEYYQLYAFFNSVDESGQTSFFTDAVPVPTLLMTDDATDSALVDVRRRIADAERALTTAAADAEEDFLAWRARFAPSMLPAMPSPGPVDLFRFERLSGGVLPNDAHSSRAGKAIYDPALVEGKNGRAMVFDGENGIEAEGVGDFKRTDPFSIAFWMKPAKWNEWNVLVHHTKAALDAGSRGYEIAMQGNRLVAGLAHMWPQNAIRIVTKDSLALGAWTHVTMTYDGSSRGAGLRLFVNGAPAAVDVVRDNLFKNIAYERTKVDFTMGFRFRDAGFKDGLIDDLAIYDRELTAIEAAQLAGADPLPESERSDRLRAYYLAHHAPGYARARQALRQLREEENERVSAVEEIMVMRDMPQRRPAYVLVRGQYDRKGDEVSPATPASLLPFDEALPRNRLGLARWLTDPKHPLTARVAVNRMWQFFFGAGLVSTPEDFGNQGQLPSHPALLDWLATDFVASGWDVKHFVKQIVMSATYRQASETTPAVRQRDPANTLLARGPSFRLPAEMLRDNALAASGLLVAKMGGPPVKPYQPAGLWEEKSGAKYVQDTGESLYRRSLYTFWKRTSPPPAMTTFDAPERNSCLVRRQRTSTPMQALVLLNDPQFVEAARKLGERMWHEAGDDRSAQVTLAFRLLTGEAPSDAERAVLEAIYQEQYDEYARDADAAGRLLAVGESPRDAAIDAPSLAAATMVASAIMNYDAAVMRR